The genomic DNA TACTATCTAGTTCATCTATTGTTCTCAGAGAACAAGCCTGTGTTGTAGATGCTATTAATACATTGTCCACAGGCGTTCTAACTATATTAGCATTTTTATATTTTTCAGGAATTTTAATCTTCTTTGGGATTAAAATCAGTTCTCGATTATCTCCATCAGTTACTTTTTTAATTCCATCTTCTAAATCTTCAACACTAAATCCACTAGCATATTTTAATTCTAATTTCTTACCAGTACTAGCTTGTTTATTCTCTTTGTCACTTTTACTACACCCTATAAGACCTCCTACCATAAAAATTACCATAGCAATTAAAAAAAACTGCTTTAAAACATTTGATTTAAATTTCATCTCTTTCACTCCAATATCTTATTTTTTATGAGTGGCTAAAAAACTTTAATAATATATGCTTTTTAAAGTATACTTATTAAAGTTATCCTAAAGTCATCTTTAATAAGTATAACCTTTTAATAAAATAAAAAACTTCTCCTAATTTAATAAGGAGAAGTTCATATATCAACTTTACAAAAACGAATTGATACTTCATTTTATTATAAATTACAATCTCCACCCTAAATTGAACTTATATAATACTGGGCAGGTCTCCTGACTCACGGCTTTTCCTCCATCACCCTTCCCAAAATTTTTATAAATTTCAGTGGATTTTGATTTCGTATCCGTATACAGTAGCGGGGGCTGTAGTGAATTTTCATCACTTTCCCTATTAAACTAATATAGTACCCTAGTATTATTTTAATTTAATTTTTATTAAGATAATTGTAATTTATTGTTGACCTCTTTGCAAGGTTGATTTAACATATATTTAATTCATTCATCAATTTTTTAATTTCACATACTTGTTTTTCATTTGGTTTTACAAATGGAGCAGTCATATAATCACTTATTTGTAACCCTCTGATATTCATAGCTTTTTTCATTGCTGGTATAAATGGATTGGTTATTAAGTAAAAATCCATTGCTTTATTAATATATTTTTGAATTTCTATAACCTTCTCCATATCTCTATTATTGTAAGCTTCAGCCCATTTGGAGCAAACTTCTGGAATTAAATTTGATAATCCCCCTATACAACCTGCTCCCCCAGACATTAGATTATGTATAAAGTTTTCATCATAACCGCTATAAACCTTAAATTCTGGGAACTCTATTTTCATAGTATTTATTAAATCTCTGGTATGTCCCATCAAAGTTACTGTATCCTTATATCCAACTATGTTTTTATGTTTTCTTGCAAGTCTTAATGTAAGTTCTGGACTTAAATCATAACCAGTTCTATCTGGATAATTGTACAAATATATTTCAGCCTCTGTATTCTTAGCTATTTCACTATAAAATAACTCAATACTATCATCATCAAGAGAGAAATAATAAGGGCTTATTATCATAACACCATCTGCTCCACTATTATGTGCATAGTTTGAAAGTTCTATAGATTCATTTATACACATACGACTTGTACCTATAAACACTTTTACTCTCTTATTTACATGACTAGTTACTAAATCTATAAGTTCTTTTTGCATATCCATAGACATATTAAAGAACTCTCCAGTACTTCCCATTATGACTAGTCCATCTACACCTCCATCTATAAGATGGTCATACACTTTTTTATTACCTTCTTTATCTAAATTTCCTTCTTCATCAAATATTGTAACAACTGGTGTCAAAAATTCTGCTTTCATAATTTAAACTCCTAAAATTTATTTTAATATGTTCATTAATACATCAGATTTAGCTTTAATATTAATTATATTAAAACAGTTACTTAATGTAATTTTTTAAAATTCCAATACTCTCAATCTCACATTCAACTACATCTCCACTACTCATATATCGAGGAGGTGAAAATCCCATCCCTACTCCAGAAGGTGTTCCAGTAGCTATAATGTCTCCAGCCTCTAAGGTCATACCTTTTGAAAGTTCTGAAACTATGTCTGAAACGTCTGATATGAATAATCCTGTATTAGAACTTTGTCTTTCTTCACCATTTACCCTACTACATACTTTAAGTTTTATAGGAAAAGGAACTGCACTTTTATGTAAAATACATGGACCTAAAGAGGTAAATGTATCTAATCCTTTTCCTCTAAACCATTGAACATGTTCTTTTTGCAACTTTCTAGCAGAAATATCATTTATAACAGTGTAACCAAAGATATAATCTTCTACCTCTTCTTTTCTAATATTAACACCTGTTTTACCTATTACTACTCCAAGTTCAACTTCATAGTCTAGTTGATTATTTATCTCAAAATGACCATCTATCTCATCTTCTGGACCTATTGCCTTTGTCACACGTTTTGTAAAATAAACCGTTTTTTGTGGTTCTTCAAAACTATCATCAAAGTGAGTTTGAGTTTCTTCAAGATGGTCTTTATAGTTCACTCCCACACATAAGATATCATGTATTGGTTTTTCTATAGGAACATGTACAGTACATCTCTCTCTTTTAAAAACATCATAATTATAGAATGTACTTTCATTTATAATAGTTTTCAACTTAATAATATCTTCACTAGATACATTTTGAATTAATTCATTTAAATCCTTAAAATTTCTACTGAGATTTAAAGAGTTAACATCTATAATAAATAATTCATCTTTAGAAAAAACTCCAGTTCTTTTACATTCATTTTCTCCTTCAGTAAAACTTACAAACTTCATAATCTCACCCTTTATTAAAATTCTATGTATTTATTTTCTTACTTAAAGATTATACATAGTTGCATACTCTAGCTATTGCCATTTCAGTATATCCAAGGGACTCTGCTTTTGATTGTTTTCCATTTGCTACATCTACAACCATATTTAACAAATCATCTGTTAATTCTTCCATTGTTTGTGGACCATATATAACTGGACTAGCATCAAAATCCATATTATCTTCCATATTTGCAAAAGTT from Clostridioides difficile ATCC 9689 = DSM 1296 includes the following:
- a CDS encoding dihydrodipicolinate synthase family protein, giving the protein MKAEFLTPVVTIFDEEGNLDKEGNKKVYDHLIDGGVDGLVIMGSTGEFFNMSMDMQKELIDLVTSHVNKRVKVFIGTSRMCINESIELSNYAHNSGADGVMIISPYYFSLDDDSIELFYSEIAKNTEAEIYLYNYPDRTGYDLSPELTLRLARKHKNIVGYKDTVTLMGHTRDLINTMKIEFPEFKVYSGYDENFIHNLMSGGAGCIGGLSNLIPEVCSKWAEAYNNRDMEKVIEIQKYINKAMDFYLITNPFIPAMKKAMNIRGLQISDYMTAPFVKPNEKQVCEIKKLMNELNIC
- a CDS encoding fumarylacetoacetate hydrolase family protein; this encodes MKFVSFTEGENECKRTGVFSKDELFIIDVNSLNLSRNFKDLNELIQNVSSEDIIKLKTIINESTFYNYDVFKRERCTVHVPIEKPIHDILCVGVNYKDHLEETQTHFDDSFEEPQKTVYFTKRVTKAIGPEDEIDGHFEINNQLDYEVELGVVIGKTGVNIRKEEVEDYIFGYTVINDISARKLQKEHVQWFRGKGLDTFTSLGPCILHKSAVPFPIKLKVCSRVNGEERQSSNTGLFISDVSDIVSELSKGMTLEAGDIIATGTPSGVGMGFSPPRYMSSGDVVECEIESIGILKNYIK